The Arcobacter lacus genome segment ATTAATTCTGTTATATTTTTTGCGTATCCCATCTTTTATTCCTTTTTTTATAATTTTAATTTTAATTTTTGTTTTTTTGTTGAATTCTCTGTGAGAAAAACCTAAATACTGTAATGTAAAACTTCGTTATATTTTTCTTGATATTCATCCAACTTTGATAACTTTATATCAAAGATTTTTTTCATACTATTTTTCGATTCATCAAAAAATATATTTAAAATAGGACTTTCAGCTTTAGAATCTATAACTTTTATATCACCTTCTAAAGCTACTAAAATATCAACAATTTTTATTTCATCTGGCTTTTTGGCAAGAATATATCCGCCTCTTGCACCTCTTATACTATTCACCAAATTAGCACGTCTAAGTTTACTTAAAAGTTGCTCTAAATAGTTTTGAGGAATATTTGCATTAGCTGATATATCCTTGATTTGCATGGGAGTATCGGCTTTATGCTTACTTAACTCATACATGGCACTTAGTCCATATACACCTTTTGTCGAAATTAGAGGCATATCTAACTACTTATCCAAAGCTTGTGTTAAATCAGCAATTAAATCAGCTGTATTTTCTAAACCAATAGAAAGTCTTACTGTTACTGGATTTACTCCAGCTTTTGCTAACTCTTCTTCACTTAATTGAGAGTGAGTTGTTGATGCTGGATGCGTAATTAATGATTTACTATCTCCGATATTTACAACTACACTGAATAGTTTAACACTATCAATAATCTTTTTAGCTTCTTCAAAAGTGCTAACTTCAAATGAAATTAATCCTGATGATTTACCATCTTTAAAATATTTTTGAGCTTTGTCATAATATTTGTCATTTTTCAATCCTGGATAACTTACACTTTTTACTTTAGGATGAGACTCTAAGAATTTTGCAATTACTAAAGCATTATCAGAGTGTCTATCAACTCTTAACTCTAAAGTTTCTAATGTTTGAATTAGTAACCAAGAGTTAAGTGGTGATTGAGTTGCTCCTATATCTCTTAAAAGTGATAATCTAATTCTCAAACAAAAGTTTGGAAGAGGAACATCTGTATAAACTAATCCATGGTATGACTCATCAGGTGTTGTAAAATGATAATATCTTTTTGAATTTGCTTTGAAAAATTCAGCTAAACCATCTCTTTCAACTACAATTCCACCAATAGCTGTACCTTGACCATTTGTATATTTTGAAGTTGAGTGAACTACAACATCAACTCCCCATTTGATTGGGTTAAATAAAGCTGCTGTTGCAACAGTATTATCACAAATAGTGATTACACCATGTTTTTTAGCAATTTCTACGATTTTTTCAATAGCAGGAATTGCAATTTGTGGATTTGATAATGATTCAAAGTAGATAGCTTTTGTTTTATCATCAATTAACTCTTCTAAATTTGAAGCATCATCACTTTTAAATACTTTTGTTTTTATTCCAAATCTTTTAAGTGTATAAGTTAATAAAGTAACTGAACCACCATAAAGTTTGTCTGAAATAAGAATATTATCTCCAGCTTCAGCAACATTTGCAACTGCATAAAAAGATGCAGCTTGCCCACTTGATGTACAAATCGCAGCAGCTCCACCTTCAAGTGCAGCATATCTTTGCTCTAAAACATCAGTTGTTGGATTTGTTAATCTCGTATAAATTGGTCCAAGTTCTTTTAATGCAAATAGATTTGCCGCATGTTCACTATCTCTAAATGCATAAGCAGTTGTTTGAGAAATAGGAACTGACATCTCACCATTACCTTGCTTTTTGTTATAACCTAAATGTATAGCAATAGTTTCTCTTTCCATTTTTTAATCCTTTTAAATTTAATCAACTTTAAATATGTTGAAATTATAGAATATTTTTTTTATTATGTCAAGTAATTTAATCAAAATTATATGAATATAGAATATATTTTATAAAAATATAGTTGATTAAATTTATAAGTATTTACTTTTTAGTGTTAAGTATTTATTTGTTAAAATACCTAAAAATCAATATTTGGATAGATAAAGTTGATAGAAAAATATAATATATTTGATGAAATTCTTATTGATAAAAATGAAGAAATTTTTTTTGAAATTTTTAAAAATGAGAAGATAAAAATAGAAAAAATTGTTTCAAATGGACAAAAATCACCAGAGAATTTTTGGTATGAACAAGAAAATAGTGAATATATTTTACTTCTTGAAGGTTTTGCAATTCTACAATTTGAAGATTTTGAAGTTGAACTTAAAAAAGGTGATTGCCTAAATATAAAGGCTTTTCAAAAGCATAGAGTAAAATTTACAAGTTTGGATGAACCAACTATTTGGTTTACAGTTTTTTATTAAGGAAAGATTTTGAAAATAGCAATTATTGGTTGTGGAGCAGCTGGAATTATGGCTGCAATTACAGCTAAAAGATTAAATAAAGATTTACAAATAGATATGTTTGATGCAAATAAAGGTATTGGAAAAAAGATTTTAGCTAGCGGAAATGGAAGATGCAATATCTCAAATAGCAAGATAACTTCAAAAAATTTTATAGGTGAAAATCCTGATTTTGTAAATTTTGCTTTAAAAGAGTTTGATTTTAAAGCATTTGAAAAATTTTGTAAAAGTATTGGACTTTTTCTCGATGTTAAAGAGAGTGGAAAAGTTTATCCACTTTCAAATGAAGCAAAATCTGTAACAAATCTTTTGGAGTTGGCTTTAAATGAGTTAGGAGTAAATATTTATTTAGAGAGTTTTGTAAAAGATATTGAAAAAGTTGAAGATAAATTTAATATCAAACTTGATGAAAAAGAATACAAAGGTTATGACAAAGTTCTAATCTCAAATGGTTTAGGTGCAGCTCCCCAACTAAATGCAAACGAGAGTGGTTTGGATTTTGCTTCAAAATTTGGACACTCAACTAATCCAACTTATCCATCACTTGTTGGACTTCAAACTGATAATAACTACAATGGAAAACTTCAAGGAGTTAAGAAAGAGTGTTTGGTAAGTTTGTTTGTAAATAACAATTTAGAGCAAGAGATATTTGGAGATGTACTTTTTACAAGTTATGGAGTTTCAGGTTTTGCAATACTTGATATCTCACAACTTGCAGTTTTAAATCTAAGCTCGTATCAAGATGTGAAAATAGCTATCAATTTCTTTCCAAAACTTCCTAAAAATGACTTAGCCGACCAAATACAAAGTTTACTAAAAACTGTGCCAAATCAAAGGGTTGTAGATATCTTAACGGGAATGGTTTCAAATAAAATAGCTCCAGTAATACTAGATATTTGTAAAATCAGTCTTGATACAAAAGCCCATGATTTAAATGCAAAACAGATAAAAGCAATAGCTTATCAACTAAATCAATGGAAGATGAAAGTTGTAGATACTCAAGGTTTTGCACACGCAGAAGCAAGTGGCGGAGGAGTTAGAACTATCGAGGTTGATAATAAAACTTATGAGAGTAAGTTAGTAAGTGGTTTATATTTTGCTGGTGAGGTTTTAGATATTGTTGGAAATAGGGGAGGGTTTAATCTTCATTTTGCGTGGGCAAGTGGTTATTTGGTTGGAAAATCAATTTCAAAATAAAGAGTTAAAATGATTGATAGATTTGTAGTACCTATTTATAATTTAAGAATAGATAATGAATATAATTGTTCAGGAATTATAGATGAGATGAAATATAATATTTTATTGAAAACATACAATGCTTCTAAAACTAATCCAGACTATATAAATGAAGAAGATTTAAAAGAATTATTTAAGTTTGGTGGTAAAAATTCTACAAAAAACTATTATGATACATTCCAAGATGATAAAGCTTTTATACATAATTACACAAAGACATTTCTTCTCATAGATATAGTTTCAGAAAATGAAAGTAAAAAATATCTTTATCTTTTTCAAGCAGTAATAAATGCTCTAAATTTAACTATTGAAAAAGGAATATCATATTATGAATATTTCCCTTTTTCTCAAGGGCATAGTTATGTTAAACTTAATGGTATTTCTTCTTTGCATTCTTATCCTGAAATATTTTCGCCAATGAATGAAAAAATGTTATTAGATGAATTTGTTCCAAAAAATTCTTTAGAAATCACAATTAAGCAAATTTATGATTTGGAATCAAAGGAAAATCAATATTCTAAAATAATGATTCTATCTATGGATTATTTAAAATTTTCAAAAAGAATAGAAAAAATTGAACAAGCTTTTTTAATACTTATGATTACAGTAGAAGCAATGTTCAAAGAAAATAAAATAGCAAAATCACATGAAAGAGTTAAATATTTGGCAAAATTATTATCAAATGATGAGATCGAATTTAATAAAATTCTTTATAAATTTAAACAAAAAAATAAAGAACAAGACGAAAAAGAATATTTTATAGGAATTAGAAATT includes the following:
- a CDS encoding cupin domain-containing protein — its product is MIEKYNIFDEILIDKNEEIFFEIFKNEKIKIEKIVSNGQKSPENFWYEQENSEYILLLEGFAILQFEDFEVELKKGDCLNIKAFQKHRVKFTSLDEPTIWFTVFY
- a CDS encoding RrF2 family transcriptional regulator — protein: MPLISTKGVYGLSAMYELSKHKADTPMQIKDISANANIPQNYLEQLLSKLRRANLVNSIRGARGGYILAKKPDEIKIVDILVALEGDIKVIDSKAESPILNIFFDESKNSMKKIFDIKLSKLDEYQEKYNEVLHYSI
- a CDS encoding BaiN/RdsA family NAD(P)/FAD-dependent oxidoreductase; protein product: MKIAIIGCGAAGIMAAITAKRLNKDLQIDMFDANKGIGKKILASGNGRCNISNSKITSKNFIGENPDFVNFALKEFDFKAFEKFCKSIGLFLDVKESGKVYPLSNEAKSVTNLLELALNELGVNIYLESFVKDIEKVEDKFNIKLDEKEYKGYDKVLISNGLGAAPQLNANESGLDFASKFGHSTNPTYPSLVGLQTDNNYNGKLQGVKKECLVSLFVNNNLEQEIFGDVLFTSYGVSGFAILDISQLAVLNLSSYQDVKIAINFFPKLPKNDLADQIQSLLKTVPNQRVVDILTGMVSNKIAPVILDICKISLDTKAHDLNAKQIKAIAYQLNQWKMKVVDTQGFAHAEASGGGVRTIEVDNKTYESKLVSGLYFAGEVLDIVGNRGGFNLHFAWASGYLVGKSISK
- a CDS encoding O-acetylhomoserine aminocarboxypropyltransferase/cysteine synthase family protein produces the protein MERETIAIHLGYNKKQGNGEMSVPISQTTAYAFRDSEHAANLFALKELGPIYTRLTNPTTDVLEQRYAALEGGAAAICTSSGQAASFYAVANVAEAGDNILISDKLYGGSVTLLTYTLKRFGIKTKVFKSDDASNLEELIDDKTKAIYFESLSNPQIAIPAIEKIVEIAKKHGVITICDNTVATAALFNPIKWGVDVVVHSTSKYTNGQGTAIGGIVVERDGLAEFFKANSKRYYHFTTPDESYHGLVYTDVPLPNFCLRIRLSLLRDIGATQSPLNSWLLIQTLETLELRVDRHSDNALVIAKFLESHPKVKSVSYPGLKNDKYYDKAQKYFKDGKSSGLISFEVSTFEEAKKIIDSVKLFSVVVNIGDSKSLITHPASTTHSQLSEEELAKAGVNPVTVRLSIGLENTADLIADLTQALDK